Proteins from a single region of Longimicrobiales bacterium:
- a CDS encoding sugar transferase, with translation MIKRLFDILASATGLLLASPVLLPVMFLVWWQDKHSPFYVADRVGRDDMTFRMVKLRSMVINADKSGVDSTSASDRRVTPVGHFIRRSKLDELTQLWNVLIGDMSLVGPRPNVKRETDLYTSVERHLLDVKPGITDFASIVFSDEGAILKDQDDPDIVYNQLIRPGKSRLGLFYIEHRSLGIDIQACLLTAVAIVSRERALKGLQSVLKRLGAPSDLLQLASRVDPLVPQVPPGADTVVTTRA, from the coding sequence GTGATCAAGCGACTATTTGACATCCTGGCGTCCGCGACCGGACTGCTTCTGGCGAGCCCGGTTCTGCTGCCCGTCATGTTTCTGGTGTGGTGGCAGGACAAGCATTCGCCGTTCTATGTGGCCGACCGAGTTGGACGTGACGACATGACGTTTCGCATGGTCAAGTTGCGCTCGATGGTCATCAACGCCGACAAGTCAGGCGTGGATTCGACCAGTGCTTCCGATCGGCGCGTCACTCCCGTCGGCCACTTTATTCGGCGTTCCAAACTCGATGAACTGACTCAGCTGTGGAATGTCCTGATCGGGGATATGAGCCTCGTTGGGCCGCGCCCCAACGTGAAGCGTGAAACCGACCTGTACACGTCGGTCGAGCGCCATCTTCTGGACGTGAAGCCGGGCATCACCGATTTCGCTTCGATCGTCTTCTCGGATGAGGGCGCCATTCTGAAGGATCAGGATGATCCCGACATCGTCTACAATCAGTTGATCCGTCCGGGGAAGAGTCGGTTGGGTCTGTTCTATATCGAGCATCGCTCCCTCGGAATCGACATTCAGGCCTGTCTCCTGACCGCCGTGGCTATCGTCTCCAGGGAGCGGGCCCTGAAAGGCCTTCAGTCCGTTTTGAAGCGCCTTGGTGCGCCGTCGGATCTGCTACAGTTGGCCAGCCGGGTGGACCCTCTGGTCCCGCAGGTGCCACCGGGCGCCGACACCGTGGTGACCACACGAGCCTGA
- a CDS encoding transketolase C-terminal domain-containing protein, whose amino-acid sequence MSQMTSYSYGTAMRAAFEYLLENYPEVFIIGQGLWSPWYVGNTMTELEKKFGKERVIDTPVSELACTGAAVGAGLSGMKPIVVHPRLDFMLYGLDAVVNQAAKWSHMFGGQASPNVTIRGIINRGGEQGAQHSQALHAWFAHIPGLRVVTPATVADARDLMIASVLSPSPVMFIDDRWLYDLEDELPPVQELDLATIGPARLRQGDDVTLIGSGYSTQLALEAADALADRGISADVVDLRVLNPFHPTEIVASVRRTGRLMVLDGGWRTCGMAGEVIASVTERVAPAEFKASPVRVTLPDAPAPTSRVLEAIYYPRLEDIVAAASILCAPGSA is encoded by the coding sequence ATGAGCCAGATGACATCCTACTCATACGGCACGGCCATGCGAGCGGCCTTCGAGTACCTCCTCGAGAACTACCCGGAGGTGTTCATCATCGGCCAGGGACTCTGGAGCCCCTGGTACGTGGGCAACACGATGACCGAGCTCGAGAAGAAATTCGGCAAGGAACGGGTTATCGACACGCCGGTGTCCGAGCTCGCCTGTACCGGCGCGGCAGTTGGTGCCGGGCTTTCGGGCATGAAGCCGATCGTGGTCCACCCACGCCTGGATTTCATGCTTTACGGTCTTGATGCGGTCGTGAATCAGGCGGCCAAGTGGTCTCATATGTTCGGTGGTCAGGCGAGTCCGAATGTGACCATCCGTGGAATCATCAACCGAGGTGGTGAACAGGGGGCCCAGCACTCACAGGCGCTCCATGCCTGGTTCGCTCACATCCCGGGCCTCCGAGTCGTAACTCCTGCAACGGTGGCGGATGCGCGCGACCTGATGATCGCTTCGGTGCTGTCACCCAGTCCGGTCATGTTCATCGATGATCGCTGGCTCTATGACCTTGAGGACGAGCTGCCTCCGGTCCAGGAACTGGATCTGGCCACGATCGGACCTGCTCGCCTCAGGCAAGGGGACGACGTGACCCTTATTGGTTCAGGATACTCCACTCAACTCGCGCTCGAGGCGGCAGACGCACTCGCGGATCGTGGGATCTCCGCGGACGTCGTCGACCTCCGAGTCCTGAACCCCTTCCATCCCACCGAGATCGTGGCCTCCGTTCGCCGAACGGGTCGCCTGATGGTGCTTGATGGCGGGTGGAGGACCTGTGGGATGGCCGGAGAGGTGATTGCTTCGGTGACGGAACGCGTCGCACCTGCCGAGTTCAAGGCATCTCCTGTCCGCGTCACCCTGCCCGATGCGCCTGCACCGACCTCAAGGGTACTTGAGGCGATCTACTATCCCCGTCTCGAAGACATCGTGGCAGCTGCCAGCATCCTTTGCGCCCCTGGTTCCGCGTGA